The following proteins come from a genomic window of Pseudomonas sp. WJP1:
- a CDS encoding HAD family hydrolase, with product MRLALFDLDNTLLGGDSDHAWGDYLCERGFLDAVAYKTRNDEFYQDYLAGKLDNAAYLNFCLEVLGRTEMLTLDQWHNDYMRDCIEPIMLPKAIELLAKHRDAGDKLVIITATNRFVTGPIAERLGVETLIATECEMLDGRYTGRSTDVPCFREGKVTRLNRWLEETGHNLEDSYFYSDSMNDLPLLEQVVNPIAVDPDPNLRAEAEKRGWPVISLRD from the coding sequence ATGCGGCTGGCTTTATTCGACTTGGACAACACGCTTCTGGGCGGCGACAGTGACCATGCCTGGGGTGACTACCTTTGTGAGCGCGGCTTCCTCGATGCCGTCGCCTACAAGACGCGCAACGACGAGTTCTACCAGGATTACCTGGCGGGCAAGCTGGATAATGCCGCCTACCTGAACTTCTGCCTGGAAGTGCTGGGCCGTACCGAAATGCTCACGCTGGATCAGTGGCACAACGACTACATGCGCGACTGCATCGAACCGATCATGCTGCCCAAGGCTATCGAACTGCTGGCCAAACACCGCGATGCTGGCGACAAGCTGGTGATCATCACCGCCACCAACCGCTTCGTCACCGGGCCCATTGCCGAGCGCCTGGGTGTCGAGACCCTGATCGCCACCGAATGCGAAATGCTCGATGGTCGTTATACCGGGCGCAGCACCGACGTGCCGTGCTTCCGTGAAGGCAAGGTGACAAGGCTCAATCGTTGGCTGGAAGAGACCGGGCACAACCTGGAGGACAGCTACTTCTATAGTGATTCGATGAATGATCTGCCGTTGCTGGAGCAGGTGGTGAATCCGATTGCGGTCGATCCGGATCCGAATCTGCGGGCCGAGGCCGAAAAGCGTGGCTGGCCGGTGATTTCGTTGCGGGACTAA
- a CDS encoding DUF2269 domain-containing protein, with amino-acid sequence METLTALKTAHMVATVVVLLCALGLGIWVWRAKRNGDATAASRTLQSPRVFIWLLMGLALLSMPFTGWWMVHLVGWPLGQTWLLASSVLYTVAALAWFWLLVRLNKVRKTPGGVGKFTFALALFSFVCFVAIAGLMGAKPV; translated from the coding sequence ATGGAAACCTTAACTGCCCTCAAGACGGCGCACATGGTGGCGACGGTGGTCGTGCTGCTTTGCGCGCTGGGCCTGGGGATCTGGGTCTGGCGCGCCAAGCGAAATGGCGACGCGACGGCGGCGAGCCGCACCTTGCAAAGTCCGCGTGTATTCATTTGGTTGTTGATGGGACTGGCGCTGCTGAGCATGCCGTTCACCGGTTGGTGGATGGTGCATCTGGTGGGCTGGCCGCTGGGGCAAACCTGGTTGCTGGCCTCGAGCGTGCTCTATACCGTGGCGGCGTTGGCGTGGTTCTGGTTGCTGGTGCGGCTGAACAAGGTGCGCAAGACGCCGGGTGGGGTGGGCAAATTTACCTTTGCCTTGGCGTTGTTCAGTTTTGTCTGTTTTGTGGCTATCGCGGGGTTGATGGGCGCCAAACCGGTTTGA
- the ilvA gene encoding threonine ammonia-lyase, biosynthetic encodes MLEQYVKKILTSRVYDVAVETPLQTARQLSERLGNEILLKREDLQPVYSFKIRGAYNKLTQLSAEERARGVVTASAGNHAQGLALAAKVLGVKATIVMPKTTPEIKVEGVRSRGGKVVLHGDSFPEALAYSLKLVDEKGYVYIHPYDDPHTIAGQGTVAMEILRQHPAPLDAIFVPVGGGGLIAGIAAYVKYLRPDIKVIGVEPDDSNCLQAAMAAGERVVLPTVGIFADGVAVAQIGQHTFDICKDYVDEVITVSTDEICAAIKDIYDDTRSITEPAGALGVAGIKKYVESRGVTGQTFVAIDSGANVNFDRLRHVAERAELGEGREAIIAVTIPEQPGSFKAFCEAIGKRQITEFNYRYNTGSEAHIFVGVQTHPETDPRRALIASLSEQGFPVVDLTDNELAKLHIRHMVGGRAAHVVDEVILRFEFPERPGALFNFLNKLGGRWNISMFHYRNHGAADGRVVAGLQVPHEERHLVPAALEEIGYPYWDESDNPAYQLFLG; translated from the coding sequence ATGCTTGAACAGTACGTCAAAAAGATCCTCACCTCGCGCGTTTATGACGTTGCCGTAGAAACCCCATTGCAGACTGCCCGCCAGCTCTCCGAGCGGCTGGGCAACGAGATTTTGCTCAAGCGTGAAGACTTGCAGCCGGTGTACTCGTTCAAGATTCGTGGCGCCTACAACAAGCTGACGCAACTGAGCGCCGAAGAACGCGCTCGCGGCGTCGTCACCGCTTCCGCGGGCAATCATGCGCAAGGCCTGGCCCTGGCGGCCAAGGTCCTGGGCGTGAAAGCCACCATCGTCATGCCCAAGACCACTCCCGAGATCAAGGTCGAAGGCGTGCGCTCGCGCGGTGGCAAAGTGGTGCTGCACGGCGATTCGTTTCCGGAGGCCCTGGCCTACTCGCTGAAACTGGTCGACGAAAAAGGCTACGTCTACATTCACCCCTATGACGATCCCCACACCATTGCCGGGCAGGGCACGGTGGCCATGGAGATTTTGCGCCAGCACCCGGCGCCCCTGGATGCGATCTTCGTTCCAGTCGGCGGCGGCGGCCTGATCGCCGGTATCGCGGCGTACGTGAAGTACCTGCGGCCAGACATCAAGGTCATCGGTGTCGAGCCGGACGACTCCAATTGCCTGCAAGCCGCCATGGCGGCGGGTGAGCGGGTGGTGTTGCCCACCGTGGGCATCTTTGCCGATGGCGTCGCGGTGGCCCAGATCGGCCAGCACACCTTTGATATCTGCAAAGACTACGTCGACGAAGTCATCACCGTCAGCACCGACGAAATCTGTGCGGCAATCAAGGACATCTACGACGATACCCGTTCGATCACCGAACCTGCCGGAGCCCTGGGCGTGGCCGGGATCAAGAAGTACGTCGAGTCCCGCGGTGTCACCGGTCAGACCTTCGTGGCCATCGACTCCGGGGCCAACGTCAATTTCGACCGCCTGCGCCATGTCGCCGAGCGCGCCGAACTGGGCGAGGGCCGTGAAGCCATCATCGCCGTGACCATCCCCGAACAGCCGGGGAGCTTCAAGGCGTTCTGCGAAGCCATCGGCAAGCGCCAGATCACCGAATTCAACTACCGCTACAACACGGGCAGCGAAGCGCACATCTTTGTCGGGGTGCAAACTCATCCAGAGACCGATCCACGTCGCGCGCTGATCGCCAGCCTGAGCGAGCAGGGCTTTCCGGTCGTCGACCTGACTGACAACGAACTGGCGAAGTTGCACATCCGTCACATGGTCGGCGGGCGCGCGGCGCATGTGGTCGATGAAGTGATCCTGCGCTTCGAGTTCCCGGAGCGTCCGGGGGCGCTGTTCAACTTCCTTAATAAGCTCGGCGGGCGCTGGAACATCTCGATGTTCCACTATCGCAACCACGGTGCGGCCGATGGTCGTGTGGTCGCGGGCCTGCAAGTACCCCACGAGGAGCGTCACCTGGTGCCGGCAGCGCTGGAAGAAATCGGCTACCCGTACTGGGATGAAAGCGACAACCCGGCCTATCAGCTGTTTCTTGGCTGA
- the rpiA gene encoding ribose-5-phosphate isomerase RpiA, translated as MTQDQLKQAVAQAAVDFILPKLDDKSIVGVGTGSTANCFIDALAKHKGAFDGAVASSEATAARLKGHGIPVYELNTVSDLEFYVDGADESDEHLNLIKGGGAALTREKIVAAVAKTFICIADASKLVPVLGAFPLPVEVIPMARSHVARQLVKLGGDPVYREGVLTDNGNIILDVFNLQITNPVELESQINAIVGVVTNGLFAARPADLLLLGTSEGVKTLRAQ; from the coding sequence ATGACCCAGGATCAACTCAAACAGGCAGTGGCCCAGGCCGCCGTCGACTTCATCCTCCCGAAACTCGACGACAAGAGCATCGTTGGGGTCGGCACCGGTTCCACCGCCAACTGTTTCATCGATGCCCTGGCCAAGCACAAGGGCGCGTTCGATGGCGCGGTTGCCAGCTCCGAAGCCACCGCCGCACGCCTCAAGGGCCACGGGATTCCGGTCTATGAGCTCAATACGGTCAGCGACCTGGAGTTCTACGTCGACGGCGCCGACGAGAGTGACGAGCACCTGAACCTGATCAAGGGCGGCGGCGCGGCCCTGACCCGCGAGAAAATCGTCGCGGCCGTGGCCAAGACCTTCATCTGTATCGCCGACGCCAGCAAGCTTGTGCCCGTCCTTGGCGCATTCCCGTTGCCCGTGGAAGTGATCCCGATGGCCCGCAGCCACGTGGCCCGCCAGCTGGTGAAACTCGGCGGCGACCCGGTCTACCGCGAAGGCGTGCTGACCGACAACGGCAACATCATCCTCGACGTGTTCAACCTGCAGATCACCAACCCGGTTGAACTGGAGTCGCAGATCAATGCGATCGTCGGCGTGGTCACCAACGGCTTGTTCGCGGCGCGCCCGGCGGACCTGCTGTTGCTGGGGACCAGCGAAGGTGTGAAGACCCTGCGCGCCCAGTAA
- a CDS encoding SdiA-regulated domain-containing protein: MRRLARPKPLLLLLSVIALSVLIAFGQHLRLFERAWFNLHALWQPMNTQSIGLDQYRVVLEGQVIEGLDDDVSALTYDPVRKSLFTVTNKNSELIELSLDGRILRRIALVGFGDPEAVEFISADTYVITDERQQRLIKIHLEHDTTFLDAADAEQMTLGVHMSGNKGFEGLAYDSVGKRLFVAKERDPMLIYEVHGFPHFNPEKSYAVHVVNNPKRDAGMFVRDLSSLQYDERSGHLLALSDESRLILELDVDGRPLSTMSLNKGRQGLQKTVPQAEGIAMDDDGTMYLVSEPNLFYVFKKTVQP, encoded by the coding sequence ATGCGTCGATTAGCCCGCCCCAAACCGCTGCTTTTGCTCCTGTCGGTGATTGCCCTGAGCGTATTGATCGCGTTCGGGCAGCACCTGCGCCTGTTCGAGCGCGCCTGGTTCAACCTGCATGCGCTCTGGCAGCCGATGAACACCCAGTCCATCGGCCTGGACCAGTATCGGGTGGTGCTGGAGGGGCAAGTCATCGAAGGGCTGGACGACGATGTTTCAGCCTTGACCTACGACCCGGTGCGCAAAAGCCTGTTCACGGTTACCAATAAAAACTCCGAATTGATCGAGCTGTCCCTCGACGGCCGGATCCTGCGCCGCATCGCGTTGGTCGGTTTTGGCGATCCTGAAGCCGTTGAGTTCATCAGCGCCGACACCTACGTGATCACGGACGAGCGCCAGCAGCGCCTGATCAAGATTCATCTGGAGCATGACACCACCTTCCTCGACGCCGCGGACGCGGAACAGATGACCCTCGGTGTGCACATGAGCGGCAACAAGGGTTTCGAAGGCCTGGCTTACGATTCGGTGGGCAAGCGCTTGTTTGTCGCCAAGGAACGCGACCCGATGCTGATCTACGAAGTGCACGGGTTTCCGCATTTCAATCCGGAAAAGTCCTACGCGGTACATGTGGTCAACAATCCCAAGCGCGATGCAGGGATGTTTGTGCGGGACCTGTCGAGCCTGCAGTACGACGAGCGCAGCGGGCACTTGCTGGCGCTGTCCGACGAGTCGCGGCTGATTCTGGAATTGGATGTGGACGGTCGACCGCTGAGCACCATGTCACTGAACAAGGGCCGGCAGGGTCTGCAAAAGACCGTACCGCAAGCGGAAGGGATCGCCATGGACGACGACGGTACGATGTACCTTGTGAGTGAGCCGAACCTGTTTTACGTCTTCAAAAAAACTGTACAACCCTGA